One segment of Streptosporangium brasiliense DNA contains the following:
- a CDS encoding MFS transporter: protein MNPSHDGRWDARLWAALTVLCAVVFLDALDVSMVGVALPSIQADLGLSTSSLQWVVSGYVLGYGGLLLLGGRTADLLGRRRVFLAALAVFAVASLLGGLVSDGTLLIAARFIKGISAAFTAPAALSIITTTFAEGPARNRALSIFTASGASGFSLGLVISGFLTELGWRWTFLMPVPVAIIALAAALRFLPKHHEERAEGGYDLIGAVTITASMLLLVFAVVEAPEAGWGSVRTIATLVAAAVLLAVFVLAEQRVKHPLVRLGILRSGPIVRANLGLVILFGSYVGFQFVAMQYFQNFLHWSALETALAFLPAGLLVAVTSTKMGGLADRFGTARLIVIGSAALAAGYAFFLRVDGSPSLATLIIPGMVLLGIAFALSFPSLNIQATNGVADDEQGLASGLLNTSGQVGGAVVLAIVTAVLTSSTSADPLDGFHAAITVSGILGLVGLVIALTGLRRPRTAVAVEDEKVLETV, encoded by the coding sequence ATGAACCCCTCCCACGACGGGCGCTGGGACGCGCGCCTCTGGGCCGCGCTCACAGTGCTCTGCGCTGTCGTCTTCCTCGACGCACTCGACGTCTCGATGGTGGGCGTCGCCCTGCCGTCCATCCAGGCCGACCTCGGCCTGTCCACCTCCTCCCTGCAGTGGGTGGTCAGTGGCTACGTGCTCGGATACGGCGGTCTGCTCCTGCTCGGGGGCCGCACCGCCGACCTGCTCGGGCGGCGCAGGGTCTTCCTGGCCGCACTGGCGGTCTTCGCCGTGGCCTCCCTGCTCGGCGGCCTGGTCAGCGACGGCACGCTGCTGATCGCCGCCCGCTTCATCAAGGGGATCAGCGCCGCGTTCACCGCCCCCGCCGCGCTGTCCATCATCACCACCACCTTCGCCGAGGGCCCGGCCCGCAACAGGGCCCTCAGCATCTTCACCGCCTCCGGCGCCAGCGGCTTCTCCCTGGGCCTGGTCATCTCGGGATTCCTGACCGAGCTCGGCTGGCGCTGGACCTTCCTCATGCCGGTCCCCGTCGCGATCATCGCGCTGGCGGCGGCCCTGCGGTTCCTGCCCAAGCACCACGAGGAGAGGGCCGAGGGCGGCTACGACCTCATCGGCGCGGTGACCATCACCGCCTCGATGCTGCTGCTGGTGTTCGCCGTGGTCGAGGCCCCCGAAGCGGGCTGGGGCTCGGTCCGCACGATCGCCACCCTGGTGGCCGCAGCGGTCCTGCTGGCGGTGTTCGTGCTGGCCGAGCAGCGGGTCAAGCACCCGCTGGTCCGGCTCGGCATCCTGCGCTCGGGCCCGATCGTCCGGGCCAACCTCGGCCTGGTGATCCTGTTCGGCTCCTACGTCGGCTTCCAGTTCGTGGCCATGCAGTACTTCCAGAACTTCCTGCACTGGTCGGCCCTGGAGACCGCCCTGGCGTTCCTGCCCGCCGGACTGCTGGTGGCCGTGACGTCCACCAAGATGGGCGGCCTGGCCGACCGGTTCGGCACCGCCCGGCTGATCGTGATCGGCTCGGCCGCGCTGGCCGCCGGCTACGCCTTCTTCCTGCGGGTGGACGGCAGCCCCAGCCTGGCCACGCTCATCATCCCCGGCATGGTCCTGCTGGGCATCGCCTTCGCACTGTCCTTCCCGTCGCTGAACATCCAGGCCACCAACGGCGTCGCGGACGACGAGCAGGGACTGGCCTCCGGCCTGCTCAACACCTCGGGACAGGTCGGCGGTGCGGTCGTGCTGGCCATCGTGACGGCGGTGCTCACCTCCAGCACGAGCGCCG
- a CDS encoding MarR family winged helix-turn-helix transcriptional regulator — MSEEYAVRAWREVLAKHAATACALERELSERHQLGMSEFEVLERMVEGGQEKYRVQEVADAVHLSQSACSRLIARLEKSGLVRRGMCEADRRGVFVLITDEGRARHAAALLTHRAVLTDIFTSGQPDRPSCSSPAEARA; from the coding sequence ATGAGCGAGGAGTACGCGGTCCGCGCGTGGCGAGAGGTGCTGGCCAAGCACGCCGCGACCGCCTGCGCACTGGAACGCGAGCTCTCCGAGAGACACCAGCTCGGCATGAGCGAGTTCGAGGTCCTGGAGCGGATGGTCGAGGGCGGCCAGGAGAAATACCGGGTTCAGGAGGTGGCCGACGCGGTCCACCTGAGCCAGAGCGCGTGCTCACGGCTGATCGCCCGCCTGGAGAAGTCAGGGCTGGTGCGCCGGGGGATGTGCGAGGCCGACCGGCGGGGCGTCTTCGTCCTCATCACCGACGAGGGCCGCGCCCGTCACGCGGCGGCGCTGCTCACCCACCGCGCCGTGCTGACGGACATCTTCACCTCCGGGCAGCCGGACCGGCCCTCGTGCTCCAGCCCCGCCGAAGCGCGGGCCTGA
- a CDS encoding thymidine phosphorylase, giving the protein MDAIDVIVTKRDGRELSAEQIDWVIDAYTRGAVADEQMSALAMAILLNGMTRREIAEWTQAMIRSGSRMDWSALPGRTTDKHSTGGVGDKITLPLAPLVAACGGYVPQLSGRGLGHTGGTLDKLESIPGWRASLSNEGMLDVLGKAGAVICAAGDGLAPADKKLYALRDVTGTVESIPLIASSIMSKKIAEGTGALVLDVKVGSGAFMKTVDQARELATTMVELGTDAGVNTVALLTAMDRPLGRAVGNALEVTESVEVLAGGGPADVVELTVRLAREMLQAAGLSGGKDPEQALKDGSAMDVWRRMISAQGGDPDALLPRAAETLEVTAPSSGVLTRLDAYGVGLAAWRLGAGRERKEDPVSFGAGIMLHARPGDLVRQGQPLMTLHADETSRFERALAALEGAYAVGETADPGLLPLVIDRVTA; this is encoded by the coding sequence ATGGACGCGATCGACGTCATCGTCACCAAGCGGGACGGCCGGGAGCTGTCGGCCGAGCAGATCGACTGGGTGATCGACGCCTACACCAGGGGGGCCGTCGCCGACGAGCAGATGTCCGCCCTCGCGATGGCGATCCTGCTCAACGGCATGACCCGGCGGGAGATCGCCGAGTGGACCCAGGCCATGATCCGGTCCGGGTCCCGGATGGACTGGTCGGCGCTGCCCGGCCGGACCACCGACAAGCACTCCACCGGCGGCGTCGGTGACAAGATCACGCTGCCGCTGGCCCCGCTGGTCGCCGCGTGCGGCGGCTACGTGCCCCAGCTGTCCGGCCGGGGGCTGGGCCACACCGGCGGCACCCTCGACAAGCTGGAGTCGATCCCGGGCTGGCGGGCGTCCCTGTCCAACGAGGGGATGCTCGACGTGCTGGGCAAGGCCGGCGCGGTCATCTGCGCGGCCGGCGACGGGCTGGCCCCGGCCGACAAGAAGCTCTACGCGCTGCGCGACGTCACCGGCACCGTCGAGTCGATCCCGCTGATCGCCTCCTCGATCATGTCGAAGAAGATCGCGGAGGGCACCGGGGCGCTGGTGCTGGATGTCAAGGTCGGCTCCGGCGCCTTCATGAAGACCGTCGACCAGGCCCGCGAGCTGGCCACGACCATGGTCGAGCTGGGCACCGACGCCGGGGTCAACACCGTCGCGCTGCTGACCGCCATGGACCGGCCGCTGGGGCGGGCCGTGGGCAACGCCCTGGAGGTCACCGAGTCGGTCGAGGTGCTCGCCGGCGGCGGGCCGGCCGACGTGGTCGAGCTGACGGTGCGGCTGGCGCGGGAGATGCTGCAGGCCGCCGGCCTGTCCGGGGGCAAGGACCCGGAGCAGGCCCTGAAGGACGGTTCGGCGATGGACGTCTGGCGCCGGATGATCAGTGCCCAGGGCGGCGACCCGGACGCCCTGCTGCCCAGGGCCGCCGAGACGCTGGAGGTCACCGCGCCCTCGTCCGGCGTGCTGACCAGGCTCGACGCGTACGGCGTGGGCCTGGCCGCCTGGCGGCTCGGCGCGGGCCGGGAGCGCAAGGAGGACCCGGTGTCCTTCGGCGCGGGCATCATGCTGCACGCCAGGCCGGGTGACCTGGTCCGTCAGGGGCAGCCGCTGATGACCCTGCACGCCGACGAGACGTCCCGCTTCGAGCGGGCGCTCGCCGCGCTGGAGGGCGCCTACGCGGTCGGCGAGACCGCCGACCCCGGCCTGCTCCCGCTGGTCATCGACCGCGTCACCGCCTGA
- a CDS encoding cytidine deaminase — translation MNIDWAALRAEAVQAMANAYAPYSKFPVGAAALVDDGRIVSGCNVENASYGVGLCAECGLVSALQATGGGRLTAFTCVDGHEELLMPCGRCRQLLYEFGGDTLLVETVDGPKPMAEILPYAFGPDDLSRGA, via the coding sequence ATGAACATCGACTGGGCCGCCCTGAGAGCGGAGGCCGTGCAGGCCATGGCGAACGCCTACGCCCCCTACTCCAAGTTCCCGGTGGGTGCCGCGGCGCTGGTGGACGACGGGCGGATCGTGTCCGGCTGCAACGTGGAGAACGCCTCCTACGGCGTCGGGCTGTGCGCGGAGTGCGGGCTGGTGTCGGCGCTCCAGGCCACCGGTGGCGGTCGGCTGACCGCCTTCACCTGCGTGGACGGGCACGAGGAACTGCTCATGCCGTGCGGGCGGTGCCGTCAGCTGCTGTACGAGTTCGGCGGCGACACGCTGCTGGTGGAGACCGTGGACGGGCCCAAGCCGATGGCGGAGATCCTGCCGTACGCCTTCGGACCCGATGACCTGAGCCGGGGGGCCTGA
- a CDS encoding ABC transporter permease, with protein MSGGAVTLAEAPLEEPTKPVKFRLTWQVLLLAFGGLVVLLSFTRAVTGAVDLTSAGAINAAVALAVPIGLAGLGGLWSERAGVVNIGLEGMMILGTWAGAWGAIHFANPWAGVVAGAIGGAIGGLLHAIATVTFGVDHIISGVAINILGLGVTQFLSKVTFAEMPGGGDSQSPPVPKPGTVSLPWVGDPLATLETKQWFLLSDVAGILRGLTTNVSLFTLLSILLVPLTFYVLWRTAFGLRLRSCGERPVAAESLGVNVYLYKYVAVVVSGALAGLGGAFLSLVAASAYREGQTGGRGFIGLAAMIFGNWRPGGLAAGATLFGYTDALQLRRGGESVHALLLLVAILIAGVAVYQLVRQNRARAALITGVAAIAVFVVFALTDTIPPQFTSVTPHITTLLVLSLAAQRLRPPAADGVPYRRGQAK; from the coding sequence ATGAGCGGAGGCGCCGTGACCCTGGCGGAGGCTCCGCTGGAGGAGCCGACGAAGCCCGTCAAGTTCAGACTCACCTGGCAGGTTCTCCTGCTCGCCTTCGGCGGGCTGGTCGTCCTGCTGTCGTTCACCCGCGCCGTCACCGGCGCCGTCGACCTCACCTCGGCGGGGGCGATCAACGCGGCCGTCGCGCTGGCCGTGCCGATCGGCCTGGCCGGCCTCGGCGGCCTGTGGTCCGAGCGGGCCGGCGTGGTCAACATCGGCCTCGAAGGCATGATGATCCTGGGCACCTGGGCCGGCGCCTGGGGGGCGATCCACTTCGCCAACCCCTGGGCGGGCGTCGTCGCCGGCGCGATCGGCGGAGCCATCGGCGGCCTGCTGCACGCGATCGCCACCGTGACGTTCGGGGTCGACCACATCATCTCCGGCGTCGCGATCAACATCCTGGGCCTGGGCGTCACCCAGTTCCTGTCCAAGGTGACGTTCGCCGAGATGCCGGGCGGCGGTGACTCCCAGTCGCCCCCCGTGCCCAAGCCGGGCACCGTGAGCCTGCCGTGGGTCGGCGACCCGCTGGCCACGCTGGAGACCAAGCAGTGGTTCCTGCTGTCCGACGTCGCGGGCATCCTGCGGGGCCTGACCACCAACGTCTCGCTGTTCACCCTCCTGTCGATCCTGCTGGTCCCGCTGACGTTCTACGTGCTGTGGCGCACGGCGTTCGGCCTGCGGCTGCGCTCCTGCGGCGAGCGGCCGGTGGCGGCGGAGTCGCTGGGCGTCAACGTCTACCTCTACAAGTACGTCGCGGTGGTCGTCTCCGGCGCCCTGGCGGGTCTCGGCGGCGCGTTCCTGTCGCTGGTGGCCGCCAGCGCCTACCGCGAGGGGCAGACCGGCGGCCGCGGCTTCATCGGCCTCGCCGCCATGATCTTCGGTAACTGGCGTCCGGGCGGCCTGGCGGCCGGCGCGACGCTGTTCGGCTACACCGACGCGCTCCAGCTGCGCCGCGGCGGCGAGTCGGTGCACGCGCTGCTGCTGCTGGTGGCCATCCTGATCGCCGGTGTGGCGGTCTACCAGCTCGTCCGGCAGAACCGCGCCAGGGCGGCCCTGATCACCGGGGTCGCGGCGATCGCGGTGTTCGTCGTGTTCGCCCTGACCGACACCATCCCGCCCCAGTTCACCTCGGTCACCCCGCACATCACCACGCTGCTGGTGCTGTCGCTGGCGGCCCAGCGGCTGCGGCCGCCCGCCGCGGACGGCGTGCCGTACCGCAGGGGACAGGCGAAGTGA
- a CDS encoding ABC transporter permease yields the protein MSPAESSFADRLLGRVRLGGLLSLAAPILAIVFAGLITSIVLLVTGDPPLETLGVMVDYGVQPRSIVLTLNSATTYYLSALAVAIGFRMNLFNIGVDGQYRLAALVAAAVGGAVALPAPLHVALIIFVAMVVGAGWASIAGLLRVRRGVSEVISTIMLNAIATALGAWLLNKDRLAVEVSGSNNIGTKPIDPSGQVSGMAIIPGTEAKVFGLIILAIVMGILYHVLLNRTRFGFDLRATGRSESAAVASGVNVKKMILLAMILSGAVAGLVGMPQLLGASYSYSLDFPTGLGFTGIAIALLGRNNPVGIAFGALLWAFLDTSSSILQLHEISPEIVTIMQGTIVLSVIIAYELVHRYQITAGQRRVSKELASGTPAQAEGASA from the coding sequence ATGAGCCCCGCGGAGTCGAGCTTCGCCGACCGGCTGCTCGGCCGGGTCCGGCTCGGTGGCCTGCTCTCGCTCGCCGCGCCGATCCTCGCCATCGTGTTCGCCGGCCTGATCACCTCGATCGTCCTGCTGGTCACCGGTGACCCGCCCCTGGAGACGCTGGGCGTCATGGTCGACTACGGCGTGCAGCCGCGCTCGATCGTGCTGACCCTGAACTCCGCGACGACCTATTACCTGTCGGCCCTGGCGGTGGCGATCGGGTTCCGGATGAACCTGTTCAACATCGGCGTCGACGGCCAGTACCGCCTGGCGGCGCTGGTCGCGGCGGCCGTGGGCGGCGCGGTGGCGCTGCCCGCCCCGCTGCACGTCGCCCTCATCATCTTCGTCGCCATGGTGGTCGGCGCGGGCTGGGCGTCGATCGCCGGCCTGCTGCGGGTCAGGCGGGGCGTCAGCGAGGTCATCTCCACGATCATGCTGAACGCCATCGCCACCGCGCTCGGCGCCTGGCTGCTCAACAAGGACCGTCTCGCGGTCGAGGTGTCGGGCAGCAACAACATCGGTACCAAGCCGATCGACCCGTCCGGTCAGGTGTCGGGCATGGCGATCATCCCCGGCACCGAGGCCAAGGTGTTCGGCCTGATCATCCTGGCGATCGTCATGGGAATCCTCTACCACGTGCTGCTCAACCGCACCCGCTTCGGCTTCGACCTGCGCGCCACCGGCCGCTCGGAGTCTGCCGCGGTGGCCAGCGGCGTCAACGTCAAGAAGATGATCCTGCTGGCGATGATCCTGTCCGGTGCGGTGGCCGGCCTGGTCGGCATGCCCCAGCTGCTCGGCGCGTCCTACAGCTACAGCCTGGACTTCCCCACGGGGCTCGGCTTCACCGGCATCGCGATCGCGCTGCTCGGCCGGAACAACCCCGTCGGCATCGCCTTCGGCGCGCTGCTGTGGGCCTTCCTCGACACCTCGTCGAGCATCCTGCAACTGCACGAGATCTCCCCGGAGATCGTCACCATCATGCAGGGCACGATCGTGCTCTCGGTCATCATCGCCTACGAGCTGGTCCACCGTTACCAGATCACCGCCGGCCAGCGCCGGGTGAGCAAGGAACTGGCGAGTGGCACCCCGGCCCAGGCTGAAGGAGCGTCGGCATGA
- a CDS encoding ABC transporter ATP-binding protein: MSTPTPAVELAGITKRFPGVVANRDISLSVQQGHVHAVVGENGAGKSTLMKILYGMQRPDEGEIRVNGAVTSFRSPADAIAVGVGMVHQHFMLADNLTVLENVILGNEPRTGGVAIDFGAARKKIRKISDSYGLGIDPDVMVEDLGVGARQRVEILKVLYRGARILILDEPTAVLVPQEVDELFDNLRELVREGLTIIFISHKLDEVLSVADAITVIRRGTTVASVSPKSVTARQLAELMVGSELPSPETRDSTVTDVVALSVRDLSVHSAEERCLIDGVSFDIRKGEVLGIAGVEGNGQAELVEAIMGMRAAEGEIRLSEEDISAWPTLRRREAGIGYIPEDRHRHGLLLEAPLWENRILGHQTRRPNVRGPWIDRGGARKDTQRIVEEYDVRTPGIDVDAAALSGGNQQKLIVGREMSGDPVFLIASHPTRGVDVGAQAAIWDHLRAARAAGLAVLLISADLDELIGLSDTLKVILRGRIVADVDPRTVTPEQLGSAMTGAGEAA; this comes from the coding sequence ATCAGCACCCCGACCCCGGCCGTCGAACTCGCGGGGATCACAAAACGATTCCCCGGCGTCGTGGCCAACCGCGACATCTCCCTATCTGTGCAGCAGGGCCACGTGCATGCCGTCGTCGGAGAGAACGGCGCGGGCAAGTCCACCCTCATGAAGATCTTGTACGGCATGCAGCGCCCCGACGAGGGCGAGATCCGCGTCAACGGGGCGGTCACGAGCTTCCGTTCCCCGGCCGACGCGATCGCGGTGGGCGTCGGCATGGTCCACCAGCACTTCATGCTGGCCGACAACCTGACCGTGCTGGAGAACGTGATCCTCGGCAACGAGCCCCGCACCGGTGGGGTCGCGATCGACTTCGGCGCCGCCCGCAAGAAGATCAGGAAGATCTCCGACTCCTACGGCCTCGGCATCGACCCCGACGTCATGGTGGAGGACCTGGGCGTCGGCGCCCGGCAGCGGGTGGAGATCCTCAAGGTCCTCTACCGCGGCGCCCGGATCCTCATCCTGGACGAGCCGACCGCCGTGCTCGTGCCGCAGGAGGTGGACGAGCTCTTCGACAACCTGCGCGAGCTGGTCCGCGAGGGCCTCACGATCATCTTCATCTCGCACAAGCTGGACGAGGTGCTCTCGGTCGCCGACGCCATCACCGTCATCCGGCGCGGCACCACCGTCGCCAGCGTGTCGCCCAAGAGCGTGACCGCCAGGCAGTTGGCCGAGCTCATGGTCGGCAGCGAGCTGCCCAGCCCGGAGACCCGCGACTCCACCGTCACCGACGTGGTCGCGCTCTCGGTACGCGACCTGAGCGTTCACTCGGCCGAGGAGCGCTGTCTCATCGACGGGGTCAGCTTCGACATCCGTAAGGGCGAGGTGCTCGGCATCGCCGGCGTCGAGGGCAACGGCCAGGCCGAGCTCGTCGAGGCCATCATGGGCATGCGCGCCGCGGAGGGGGAGATCCGCCTCAGCGAGGAGGACATCTCCGCCTGGCCGACGCTGCGCCGCCGCGAGGCCGGCATCGGTTACATCCCCGAGGACCGGCACCGGCACGGCCTGCTTCTGGAGGCCCCGCTCTGGGAGAACCGGATCCTCGGCCACCAGACACGGCGCCCCAACGTCCGGGGCCCCTGGATCGACCGCGGCGGTGCCCGCAAGGACACCCAGCGCATCGTCGAGGAGTACGACGTCCGCACCCCGGGCATCGACGTGGACGCCGCCGCCCTGTCCGGCGGCAACCAGCAGAAGCTGATCGTCGGCCGGGAGATGAGCGGCGACCCGGTGTTCCTGATCGCCTCCCACCCGACGCGCGGTGTGGACGTCGGCGCCCAGGCCGCGATCTGGGACCACCTGCGGGCCGCGCGCGCCGCCGGCCTGGCCGTGCTGCTGATCTCGGCGGACCTGGACGAGCTCATCGGCCTGTCGGACACGCTGAAGGTGATCCTGCGCGGCCGCATCGTCGCGGACGTGGATCCGCGGACGGTGACGCCCGAGCAGCTCGGGTCGGCCATGACCGGTGCTGGAGAGGCGGCATGA
- a CDS encoding BMP family lipoprotein yields the protein MVYHAAGGSGSGVFEAAKAAKGLAIGVDSDQAKTAAAELQGVIMTSMIKKVDVAVFDFLKSFSGGTVKSGTTIYDLKAGGVDYSTTGGQVDDIKTKLDEYKQKIISGEITVPEKTS from the coding sequence GTGGTCTACCACGCCGCGGGCGGTTCCGGCAGCGGCGTGTTCGAGGCGGCCAAGGCCGCCAAGGGCCTGGCCATCGGCGTCGACTCCGACCAGGCCAAGACCGCGGCCGCCGAGCTGCAGGGCGTCATCATGACCTCCATGATCAAGAAGGTCGACGTCGCCGTCTTCGACTTCCTGAAGAGCTTCAGCGGCGGCACGGTGAAGAGCGGCACCACGATCTACGACCTCAAGGCCGGCGGCGTCGACTACTCCACCACCGGTGGCCAGGTCGACGACATCAAGACCAAGCTCGACGAGTACAAGCAGAAGATCATTTCCGGCGAGATCACCGTGCCGGAGAAGACCTCCTGA
- a CDS encoding M20 family metallopeptidase translates to MRGRNFRGELDTFLAGHEQDLIGFRRDLHMHPELAFAEYRTTQRVADRLTAAGLMPSVLPRGTGLICEVGSGDGPTVALRADIDALPVPDEKDVPYSSTVPGVCHACGHDVHTTILLGTALFLAQQAEAGLLPGRVRLIFQPAEELPGGALEVMASGGISGVDRIFGLHCDPRVEVGKVGLKSGPITSACDKVTIRVSGPGGHTARPHLTADLVFALAKILTELPTGLSRRVDPRSSLSLVWGRVEAGSVANAIPDDGVAEGTVRCLDEDAWHAAPELIKGLLDSVAGAYGVEARMDYARGVPPVVNDKVSVQMLTEAAMGVLGEGSAVPTQQSLGGEDFGWYLESVPGAYARLGTRKPGSDQLADIHQGTFDVDETCIGTGVRFLAATALTALWEGRRPTSAEPVAGIAMS, encoded by the coding sequence ATGCGGGGGCGTAATTTTCGGGGAGAACTCGACACGTTCCTCGCCGGGCATGAGCAGGACCTGATCGGCTTCCGCCGCGACCTGCACATGCATCCCGAGCTCGCGTTCGCCGAATACCGCACGACGCAGCGCGTCGCCGACCGTCTGACCGCGGCCGGTCTCATGCCCTCGGTCCTGCCGCGTGGCACCGGTCTGATCTGCGAGGTCGGCAGCGGCGACGGGCCGACCGTGGCGCTGCGGGCCGACATCGACGCGCTGCCCGTGCCGGACGAGAAGGACGTGCCCTACAGCTCCACCGTCCCCGGCGTGTGCCACGCCTGCGGCCACGACGTGCACACCACGATCCTGCTCGGCACCGCGCTCTTCCTCGCCCAGCAGGCGGAGGCCGGGCTGCTGCCCGGCCGGGTCCGGCTGATCTTCCAGCCCGCCGAGGAGCTCCCCGGCGGGGCGCTGGAGGTCATGGCCTCGGGCGGGATCAGCGGTGTCGACCGGATCTTCGGCCTGCACTGCGACCCCCGGGTGGAGGTCGGCAAGGTCGGCCTCAAGTCCGGGCCGATCACCTCCGCCTGCGACAAGGTCACGATCCGGGTGAGCGGCCCCGGCGGGCACACCGCCCGGCCGCACCTCACCGCCGACCTGGTCTTCGCCCTCGCCAAGATCCTCACGGAGCTGCCCACCGGACTGTCGCGCCGGGTCGACCCGCGTTCGTCGCTGAGCCTCGTCTGGGGCCGGGTCGAGGCGGGCTCGGTGGCCAACGCGATCCCGGACGACGGAGTCGCCGAGGGCACCGTGCGCTGCCTGGACGAGGACGCCTGGCACGCGGCCCCGGAGCTGATCAAGGGGCTGCTCGACTCGGTCGCGGGCGCCTACGGGGTCGAAGCCCGGATGGACTACGCCCGCGGCGTGCCGCCCGTCGTCAACGACAAGGTCAGCGTGCAGATGCTGACCGAGGCCGCGATGGGCGTGCTCGGGGAGGGCTCCGCGGTGCCGACGCAGCAGAGCCTGGGCGGCGAGGACTTCGGCTGGTATCTCGAGTCCGTCCCGGGGGCATACGCCCGGCTGGGCACCCGCAAGCCGGGCTCGGACCAGCTGGCCGACATCCACCAGGGCACCTTCGACGTGGACGAGACGTGCATCGGCACCGGCGTGCGGTTCCTGGCGGCGACCGCGCTGACCGCGCTCTGGGAGGGGCGGCGCCCCACCTCGGCCGAACCGGTCGCGGGCATCGCGATGTCCTGA
- a CDS encoding peptide ligase PGM1-related protein has translation MVIPSLSLPQDELRRITGALCYEERLLFLLLTLRQPGVGVVYLSSTPVDTAIVDYYLSFLDDPDEARTRLQMISLDDPRTQPLTVSVLRRPDVVRRIRAALGGTADAWMVPFVVSEHEERLAEVLGLPIYGPATSLAHLGSKSGGRMIGEEAGVPMARGFADLRSLTEVEHAARALSPTTKLMVKLNNSYSGLGNAIVIKDERPLTACHTSFSAAGETWTTFAEKIAERGAVIEEFVEGRPLRSPSALARITPGGAYDVVATHEQLLGGPNGDVYQGCAFPAHPDYRAQVGECAERIARVLAGRGVVGLFGMDFFAVKTDAGYRALLCEVNLRIGGTTHPFGAALLTTGAAYDPGTGMLMHGDQPKCYVATDNCTAPCLRGRTPGEVVKLVHDKGLGFDRETRTGNVLHLLGAVPEFGKLGFTSIGDSAEEAAELHRRTLRTLRQSA, from the coding sequence GTGGTCATCCCGTCACTCTCGCTCCCCCAGGACGAGCTGCGCAGGATCACCGGCGCCCTCTGCTACGAGGAGCGGCTGCTGTTCCTCCTGCTCACCCTCAGGCAGCCGGGCGTCGGAGTCGTCTACCTGTCCTCGACGCCGGTGGACACCGCGATCGTGGACTACTACCTGAGCTTCCTCGACGACCCCGACGAGGCCCGCACCCGCCTGCAAATGATCAGTTTGGATGATCCTCGCACGCAGCCGCTCACCGTGTCGGTGCTGCGCCGCCCGGACGTCGTCAGGCGGATCCGGGCGGCGCTCGGCGGCACGGCGGACGCCTGGATGGTGCCGTTCGTGGTCAGCGAGCACGAGGAACGGCTCGCCGAGGTCCTCGGCCTGCCGATCTACGGCCCGGCCACCTCGCTGGCCCACCTGGGATCCAAGAGCGGCGGGCGCATGATCGGCGAGGAGGCGGGGGTGCCGATGGCGCGGGGCTTCGCCGACCTGCGGTCGCTGACCGAGGTGGAGCACGCCGCCCGCGCGCTGAGCCCCACGACGAAGTTGATGGTCAAGCTCAACAACAGCTACTCCGGGCTGGGCAACGCCATCGTGATCAAGGACGAGCGGCCGCTCACCGCCTGTCACACGAGCTTCTCGGCGGCGGGCGAGACCTGGACGACGTTCGCCGAGAAGATCGCCGAACGGGGCGCGGTGATCGAGGAGTTCGTCGAGGGCCGGCCGCTGCGCTCCCCCAGCGCCCTGGCCAGGATCACCCCCGGCGGCGCCTACGACGTGGTCGCCACGCACGAGCAGCTCCTCGGCGGCCCGAACGGCGACGTCTACCAGGGCTGCGCCTTCCCCGCCCATCCGGACTACCGCGCCCAGGTGGGCGAGTGCGCCGAGCGGATCGCCCGCGTCCTCGCCGGACGGGGCGTGGTCGGCCTGTTCGGCATGGACTTCTTCGCCGTCAAGACCGACGCCGGCTACCGGGCTCTGCTGTGCGAGGTCAACCTGCGCATCGGCGGCACCACGCACCCGTTCGGCGCCGCGCTGCTCACCACCGGCGCCGCCTACGATCCCGGCACCGGCATGCTCATGCACGGCGACCAGCCCAAGTGCTACGTGGCCACCGACAACTGCACCGCCCCCTGCCTGCGGGGCCGCACCCCCGGAGAGGTCGTCAAGCTGGTCCACGACAAGGGCCTCGGCTTCGACCGCGAGACCCGCACGGGCAACGTGCTGCACCTGCTCGGCGCGGTCCCGGAGTTCGGCAAACTCGGTTTCACCAGCATCGGCGACTCGGCCGAGGAGGCCGCCGAGCTACACCGGAGGACCCTGCGGACGCTTCGCCAGTCCGCGTAG
- a CDS encoding SCO4848 family membrane protein, with protein MQMSRKIAVFLLAVAAFMVFEWINLGFNLADGHPTAFYVVHGILIAVNIVLAIVLGVIGLRGLAKRPQGPPV; from the coding sequence ATGCAAATGTCGCGAAAGATCGCCGTATTCCTGCTCGCCGTCGCCGCTTTCATGGTCTTCGAGTGGATCAATCTCGGCTTCAACCTCGCGGACGGACACCCGACGGCCTTCTACGTGGTCCACGGCATCCTGATCGCCGTGAACATCGTCCTGGCCATCGTGCTCGGCGTGATCGGCCTACGCGGACTGGCGAAGCGTCCGCAGGGTCCTCCGGTGTAG